A region from the Luteolibacter flavescens genome encodes:
- a CDS encoding class I SAM-dependent methyltransferase — translation MPSRLPLLASGEADAVRGFLGKRADRGWFSIAARHRLTRGCLMAAERVLLGGIFAHYLARKRWIERAARQAIAESGVKQLVVIGAGYDALGWRLCREDGGMRCFELDRCATQRLKRSAPGAAAEFHLLPSDLTDELPETTLARCPHHEPEKPAVVIVEGVTMYLEPQRVAELFASCARIAGPRGRVIFSFMEKAADGSLGFRGQSAWIGRWLRMRREPFRWGATRAELDDLLRSLGIRIRTIADHETLRAEILKPLGAGKLTLARGECLCLCSPLSP, via the coding sequence ATGCCCAGCCGCCTGCCCCTTTTGGCTTCCGGGGAAGCGGATGCGGTGCGTGGATTCCTCGGCAAGCGCGCGGACCGGGGCTGGTTTTCCATCGCGGCGCGGCATCGCCTCACCCGCGGGTGTCTCATGGCGGCGGAGCGCGTGCTGCTGGGCGGGATCTTCGCCCACTATCTCGCGAGGAAGCGCTGGATCGAGCGCGCGGCGAGGCAGGCGATCGCTGAGAGTGGTGTGAAGCAGCTCGTGGTGATCGGCGCGGGCTACGACGCCCTCGGGTGGCGGCTGTGCCGGGAGGATGGAGGGATGCGGTGCTTCGAGCTGGATCGCTGTGCCACCCAGCGGCTGAAGCGCTCGGCTCCGGGTGCCGCGGCGGAATTTCACCTGCTGCCCTCGGATCTCACAGACGAGCTGCCCGAAACGACCCTCGCCCGATGCCCGCATCACGAACCGGAAAAGCCCGCAGTCGTCATCGTCGAGGGCGTCACCATGTATCTGGAGCCGCAGCGCGTCGCGGAATTGTTCGCGTCCTGCGCGAGGATCGCAGGTCCGCGTGGCCGGGTGATCTTCAGCTTCATGGAAAAGGCCGCCGATGGCTCGCTGGGATTCCGCGGCCAGAGTGCATGGATCGGCCGTTGGCTGAGGATGCGGAGGGAGCCCTTTCGCTGGGGTGCCACACGGGCGGAGCTGGATGACCTGCTCAGATCGCTCGGCATCCGCATCCGCACCATCGCCGACCACGAGACGCTCCGTGCCGAGATCCTCAAGCCACTCGGCGCGGGAAAGCTCACGCTGGCCCGTGGTGAGTGCCTTTGCCTCTGCAGTCCCCTCTCCCCATGA
- a CDS encoding FAD-binding oxidoreductase: MTDPLLCNDVHSQLNPVRVAQIHRPRSTSEVAALIREAARDGRPVSICGARHAMGGQQFGDGTMLLDCSDMKEIGGLDRERGIVEAGAGLTWPELIAALHDEQTGESPVWTIRQKQTGADDLTLGGALASNIHGRGLRMKPFIDDVEAFTLVDASGEVRRCSRTEHADLFRLVIGGYGCFGVVTSVALRLAPRIKVARRVEVTTLDQLHGKMEERMEAGALYGDFQFAIDECSQDFLNRGVLSTYQPVPQDRKMEEVRTLGADEWRELIRLAHTDRTRAFETYAKHYLGTDGSLYWSDTHQLAVYLCDYHHDLDCCLGSGAGTEMITELYVPPQALTDFMKAAAGDLRPRGVPVIYGTIRWIRRDEESHLPWAREDFACVIFNLHVEHDRREPAVEAFRALIDLALSFGGCYFLTYHRWARRDQVEKAYPGFAEFLAEKERRDPEGRFQSEWWRCYREMFSGCGDE, from the coding sequence ATGACCGATCCCCTCCTCTGCAACGATGTCCACTCGCAGCTCAATCCGGTGCGGGTGGCGCAGATCCATCGGCCTCGCTCTACATCGGAAGTCGCGGCATTGATCCGCGAGGCGGCACGCGATGGCAGGCCGGTCTCCATCTGCGGCGCGCGTCATGCGATGGGCGGCCAGCAATTCGGCGACGGGACCATGCTGTTAGATTGCAGCGACATGAAGGAAATCGGCGGGCTTGATCGCGAGCGCGGCATCGTCGAGGCAGGCGCGGGCCTCACGTGGCCGGAGCTGATCGCCGCGCTTCATGATGAACAGACGGGAGAGTCACCGGTCTGGACGATCCGCCAGAAGCAAACGGGAGCGGATGACCTCACGCTTGGCGGGGCTTTGGCATCGAATATCCACGGGCGTGGATTGCGAATGAAACCCTTCATCGACGACGTGGAGGCCTTCACCCTGGTGGATGCCTCGGGCGAAGTGCGACGATGCAGCCGGACAGAGCATGCGGATCTCTTTCGTCTGGTGATCGGCGGATACGGGTGCTTCGGCGTGGTGACTTCCGTGGCGCTGCGCCTCGCCCCGCGGATCAAGGTCGCGCGACGCGTGGAGGTGACCACGCTCGATCAACTCCACGGAAAAATGGAGGAGCGCATGGAAGCCGGCGCGCTCTATGGAGACTTCCAATTCGCCATCGATGAATGTTCCCAGGACTTCCTCAATCGCGGCGTGCTCTCGACCTACCAACCCGTCCCGCAGGACCGGAAGATGGAGGAAGTCCGCACCTTGGGAGCGGACGAATGGCGGGAGCTGATCCGCCTGGCTCATACGGATCGCACGCGCGCCTTCGAGACCTACGCGAAGCACTACCTCGGCACGGATGGCTCGCTCTATTGGTCGGACACGCACCAGCTCGCGGTCTACCTGTGCGACTATCATCACGACCTGGACTGCTGCCTCGGCAGCGGTGCGGGCACGGAAATGATCACCGAGCTGTATGTGCCGCCGCAGGCTCTAACAGATTTCATGAAAGCCGCTGCCGGGGATCTGCGCCCACGCGGCGTGCCGGTGATCTATGGCACCATCCGCTGGATCCGGCGCGACGAGGAATCCCATCTCCCCTGGGCGCGCGAGGACTTCGCCTGCGTGATCTTCAATCTCCACGTGGAGCATGACCGCCGCGAACCTGCCGTGGAGGCATTCCGCGCGCTCATCGATCTCGCGCTGTCATTCGGGGGCTGCTACTTCCTCACGTATCACCGCTGGGCGAGGCGGGATCAGGTGGAGAAGGCGTATCCGGGATTTGCGGAGTTCCTGGCGGAGAAGGAGCGGCGTGATCCGGAGGGCAGGTTTCAGAGCGAGTGGTGGCGGTGTTATCGGGAGATGTTTTCGGGGTGTGGGGATGAGTGA
- a CDS encoding S41 family peptidase: MPRVFVAFTLIAVAHGAPGFFRMPALHGETVVFTAESDLWKVSVKGGSAQRLTTHPGLESSATISRDGKWLAFTAEYEGPMETFVMPLDGGLPKRLTWHGEGSRPVGWTSDGKVLVTTRAHSTLPNDQLVAIDPATGVESLLPLSQASDGDFDEIGMRLVFTRLPFQGSSTKRYVGGTVQNLWRFDLGSTEAVPLTGDFKGTSKRPMWDKDRLYFLSDRSGTMNLWSMTPDGKDAKALTSHADFDIRHADLHEGRIVYQHAGALRLFTIGDGSDVEIPVTLASDFDQTRDRWVKRPMEYLTRFSVSPDGEKLVLTARGSVFVAPVKAGGRLVEIPRPADVRFREASFLPDGKSLVAQTDQTGEIEMVKLPANGVGAPEMLTGDGTIFRYAPVPSPDGKRLAWQDKNLELWVRDLATKQSVKVSTSPMRGFPDMAWSPDGQWLAFVEPALNTFPRIRLYNTNDGSIIEATSDRVMSSSPAWSADGKWLYFLSDRELKSLVKSPWGPRQPEPFFTESTRIYALALTKDARFPFTPPDELVAEPKEEKKDEKNGDKPATVAAVSIDPDGLATRLYEVPGVSGNLSGLVATPKHLFFNTQAPGNDTKPRLMRLDISHDDAKPKVFAEDTRGWDLSFDGKWLALRKGDAFHVVPSAGECPAKLDKPVALDRWGFSIDPKEEWRQIYRESWRMLRDFFYDPNMHGLDWVAVRQKYEPLVDRVADRADLGEILHEMSGELSALHIYVRFGDLREGPEKIQPSALGARLSRDLASGGWRVDHIFTSDPEYPGMTSPLAKPGVGVKEGDTIMAINGRELKDAEHPQQWLAQKAGQQVLLDVLSPGGLRRNVLVKPLSPEAAADLRYSEWEYTRRLETERLGQGKIGYVHLRNMGPESILEWARDFYPVFDRQGLIIDMRHNRGGNTDSWILGRLLRKAWFHWSPRAGMPYSNMQYAFRGHIAVLCNEWTASDGEAFSEGVRRLGLGKVFGTRTWGGQIWLNAQRWLIDNGMCSAAEIGVYSPEGEWLIEGTGIEPDETVDNLPHATFGGADAQLEAAVKHLQDLIEKDPRPVPQPPARPDKTK; the protein is encoded by the coding sequence ATGCCCCGTGTTTTTGTCGCTTTCACGCTGATCGCCGTCGCGCATGGCGCGCCCGGGTTCTTCCGGATGCCCGCGCTACATGGCGAAACGGTCGTTTTCACCGCCGAGAGCGACTTGTGGAAGGTCTCCGTGAAAGGCGGCTCGGCCCAGCGCCTCACGACTCATCCGGGGCTGGAGTCATCCGCCACCATCTCGCGCGATGGCAAGTGGCTGGCCTTCACCGCGGAATACGAAGGCCCCATGGAGACCTTCGTGATGCCCCTCGATGGCGGCTTGCCAAAGCGCCTCACCTGGCACGGCGAGGGCTCCCGCCCGGTGGGCTGGACGTCGGATGGCAAGGTGCTCGTCACGACCCGCGCCCACTCCACGTTGCCGAATGACCAGCTCGTCGCGATCGATCCGGCGACGGGTGTGGAAAGCCTGCTGCCGCTCTCGCAGGCGAGCGATGGCGACTTCGACGAAATCGGCATGCGCCTCGTCTTCACCCGCCTGCCATTCCAGGGCAGCAGCACGAAGCGCTATGTGGGCGGCACGGTGCAGAATCTTTGGCGCTTCGACCTGGGGTCCACGGAGGCCGTGCCGCTGACGGGTGACTTCAAGGGCACCTCGAAGCGCCCCATGTGGGACAAGGATCGCCTCTACTTCCTCAGCGACCGCAGCGGCACGATGAACCTGTGGTCGATGACGCCGGATGGAAAGGATGCGAAGGCGCTGACCAGTCATGCGGACTTCGACATCCGCCACGCGGACTTGCACGAGGGCCGCATCGTCTATCAGCACGCGGGAGCGCTGCGTCTCTTCACGATCGGCGATGGCAGCGATGTGGAGATTCCCGTGACGCTCGCGTCGGACTTCGACCAGACGCGGGACCGCTGGGTGAAGCGGCCGATGGAGTATCTCACGCGCTTCAGCGTCTCGCCGGATGGGGAAAAGCTCGTTCTCACCGCGCGCGGCAGCGTCTTCGTCGCTCCGGTGAAGGCCGGTGGACGGCTAGTGGAGATCCCGCGCCCTGCCGATGTCCGCTTCCGCGAGGCGAGCTTCCTGCCGGACGGGAAGTCACTCGTCGCACAGACCGACCAGACCGGGGAAATCGAGATGGTGAAGCTGCCGGCAAATGGCGTCGGTGCACCGGAAATGCTCACCGGCGATGGCACCATCTTCCGCTACGCGCCGGTGCCCTCGCCGGATGGCAAGCGCCTCGCGTGGCAGGACAAGAACCTGGAGCTGTGGGTGCGAGACCTGGCGACAAAGCAGTCGGTGAAGGTGAGCACGTCGCCGATGCGCGGCTTTCCCGACATGGCGTGGTCGCCGGATGGCCAGTGGCTCGCCTTCGTGGAGCCCGCGCTGAATACCTTCCCGCGCATCCGCCTCTACAATACGAACGACGGCAGCATCATCGAGGCGACCAGCGATCGTGTGATGAGCTCCTCGCCCGCATGGTCCGCCGATGGCAAGTGGCTGTATTTCCTGAGCGATCGCGAGCTGAAGTCGCTGGTGAAGAGCCCGTGGGGCCCTCGCCAGCCGGAGCCCTTTTTCACCGAGAGCACGCGCATCTACGCGCTCGCGCTGACGAAGGACGCGCGTTTTCCCTTCACCCCGCCGGACGAGCTGGTCGCCGAGCCGAAGGAGGAAAAGAAGGACGAGAAGAACGGCGACAAGCCTGCGACGGTGGCTGCCGTGAGCATCGATCCCGATGGCCTCGCGACGCGCCTCTACGAGGTGCCCGGCGTCTCCGGAAACCTCTCCGGACTGGTGGCGACGCCGAAGCATCTCTTCTTCAACACACAGGCGCCGGGGAATGACACGAAGCCGCGGCTGATGCGGCTGGACATCTCGCATGACGATGCGAAGCCGAAGGTCTTCGCCGAGGACACGCGGGGCTGGGACCTTTCCTTCGATGGCAAGTGGCTGGCGCTGCGGAAGGGTGATGCCTTCCACGTGGTGCCGTCCGCGGGCGAGTGCCCGGCGAAGCTGGACAAGCCGGTGGCGCTGGACCGCTGGGGCTTCAGCATCGATCCGAAGGAAGAGTGGCGGCAGATCTACCGCGAGTCCTGGCGCATGCTGCGGGACTTCTTCTACGACCCGAACATGCACGGCCTCGACTGGGTGGCGGTGCGGCAGAAATACGAGCCGCTGGTGGATCGCGTGGCGGACCGTGCGGACCTCGGGGAGATCCTTCACGAGATGTCCGGCGAGCTCAGCGCGCTGCACATCTACGTGCGCTTCGGCGACTTGCGCGAGGGTCCGGAGAAGATCCAGCCGTCGGCACTCGGGGCGCGGCTTTCGCGCGATCTCGCGAGCGGCGGCTGGCGGGTGGATCACATCTTCACGTCCGATCCTGAGTATCCGGGCATGACGAGTCCGCTGGCAAAGCCCGGCGTGGGCGTGAAGGAGGGTGACACCATCATGGCCATCAATGGCCGCGAGCTGAAGGACGCGGAGCACCCGCAGCAGTGGCTGGCGCAGAAGGCCGGGCAGCAGGTGCTGTTGGATGTCCTTTCCCCCGGCGGGCTGCGGAGGAACGTGCTGGTGAAGCCGCTTTCCCCCGAGGCTGCCGCGGACTTGCGCTACTCGGAGTGGGAATACACGCGCCGCCTGGAGACCGAGCGGCTGGGGCAGGGGAAGATCGGCTACGTGCACCTGCGGAACATGGGGCCGGAGAGCATCCTGGAGTGGGCGCGCGATTTCTACCCCGTCTTTGACCGGCAGGGCCTGATCATCGACATGCGGCACAACCGCGGTGGCAATACCGACTCGTGGATCCTCGGCCGCCTGCTTCGCAAGGCGTGGTTCCACTGGTCGCCGCGTGCGGGCATGCCCTACTCCAACATGCAGTACGCTTTCCGCGGTCACATCGCCGTGCTGTGCAATGAATGGACCGCCAGCGATGGCGAGGCATTCTCCGAGGGCGTGCGCCGGCTCGGGCTGGGGAAGGTCTTCGGCACCCGTACCTGGGGTGGCCAGATCTGGCTGAATGCCCAGCGCTGGCTCATCGACAACGGTATGTGCAGCGCCGCGGAAATCGGCGTGTATAGCCCCGAGGGCGAATGGCTCATCGAGGGCACAGGCATCGAGCCCGACGAGACCGTGGACAACCTGCCGCACGCCACCTTCGGCGGAGCTGATGCCCAGCTCGAGGCCGCGGTGAAGCACCTGCAGGACCTCATCGAAAAAGACCCGCGCCCCGTCCCGCAGCCCCCAGCGCGCCCCGACAAGACGAAGTGA